From Echinicola soli, a single genomic window includes:
- a CDS encoding sialate O-acetylesterase: MILTINRSSLLIALIVMLTGALQAKVRLPHLISDGMVLQRDQPIRMWGWADAGEKVTVRFSGQKKETKATEGGEWEVSFPSMKEGGPYTVQMNGENSIILEDVYIGDVWACSGQSNMELTMARVQPMFPWEFEQEARPAIRYFDVPDAYDFSHLQMDTPGGEWIQVDKEHISQFSAVAYFFAKRLNEKYDVPIGLINASVGGSPIQSWIRKEELKRFPEDFAEVEKFRNPDLIKQIEKQDRERISTWQKAVWQKDKGYAQPAAPWSSSDVEPDDWGEMERLTLLPLKDDRAVNGVYWFRKEFELDDPQVSSLSAKLLMGTMIDSDSTYVNGQLVGSTGYRYPPRRYNVPAGVLRQGKNVLAVRLISERGQGGFVEEKPYQLEVGDQVIDLKCDWHYQLGASMPALPGQTFVRWKPLGLYQAMMAPVQQFPVKGVIWYQGESNTGNPSIYAEQMKALINGWRKAWDCKDLPFLYVQLPNFMEVSESPQESNWAVLREKQRTVAKDVSHTGMAVAIDAGEANDIHPLDKKTIGDRLALLAFALAYGEKDGPFSGPSLERGKVQEEVIELTFETAGSRLETSDGRAPKGFAVAGEDGDFHWADARIEGEKVILSSPMVKSPKTARYAWADNPERANLVNTEGLPASPFEISVE, encoded by the coding sequence ATGATTTTAACCATAAACCGATCATCTCTACTTATTGCCTTGATAGTGATGCTGACAGGTGCTTTGCAGGCCAAAGTAAGGCTTCCGCATTTAATCAGTGATGGGATGGTGCTGCAGCGTGACCAGCCTATCCGAATGTGGGGATGGGCCGATGCTGGCGAAAAAGTTACGGTTCGGTTTAGTGGGCAAAAAAAAGAAACCAAGGCCACTGAAGGTGGTGAGTGGGAGGTGTCTTTCCCCTCGATGAAGGAGGGAGGCCCTTACACTGTGCAGATGAATGGGGAGAATTCGATTATATTGGAGGATGTTTATATTGGAGATGTGTGGGCTTGTTCAGGCCAATCCAATATGGAGTTGACCATGGCGCGTGTGCAGCCGATGTTTCCCTGGGAATTTGAGCAAGAGGCCAGGCCCGCCATCAGGTATTTTGATGTGCCGGATGCCTATGATTTTTCCCATTTGCAAATGGACACCCCTGGAGGGGAATGGATCCAAGTAGACAAGGAGCATATCAGCCAATTTTCGGCGGTGGCCTATTTTTTTGCAAAACGGCTGAATGAGAAATACGATGTGCCGATTGGTCTGATCAATGCCAGTGTTGGTGGTTCACCCATTCAGTCTTGGATCAGAAAGGAGGAGCTGAAGCGGTTTCCAGAGGACTTTGCAGAAGTAGAAAAATTCAGGAATCCCGACTTGATCAAGCAAATCGAAAAACAAGACCGAGAACGCATTAGCACTTGGCAAAAAGCCGTGTGGCAGAAGGATAAAGGCTACGCCCAGCCAGCTGCGCCGTGGTCTTCATCGGATGTAGAGCCCGATGACTGGGGAGAAATGGAACGCTTGACGCTATTGCCCTTAAAAGATGATCGGGCCGTAAATGGCGTTTATTGGTTCAGAAAGGAATTTGAGCTCGATGATCCCCAGGTCAGTTCGCTTTCTGCTAAGCTGCTTATGGGAACGATGATCGATAGTGATTCGACCTATGTCAATGGCCAATTGGTAGGCTCGACAGGCTATCGCTATCCTCCACGGCGCTATAACGTGCCAGCGGGAGTGTTGCGGCAGGGGAAGAACGTGTTAGCGGTAAGGCTGATAAGTGAACGCGGTCAGGGAGGTTTTGTGGAGGAGAAGCCCTATCAATTGGAAGTGGGCGACCAGGTCATCGATTTGAAGTGTGATTGGCATTATCAGCTTGGCGCATCCATGCCAGCGCTGCCAGGGCAGACCTTTGTACGATGGAAACCGCTAGGGCTGTATCAGGCGATGATGGCTCCCGTGCAGCAGTTTCCGGTCAAGGGCGTGATCTGGTACCAAGGGGAATCCAATACCGGAAATCCCTCGATCTATGCTGAGCAAATGAAAGCGTTGATCAATGGCTGGCGCAAGGCCTGGGATTGTAAAGACCTGCCCTTTCTTTATGTGCAGTTACCCAATTTTATGGAGGTTTCCGAATCGCCCCAAGAAAGCAACTGGGCCGTTCTCCGGGAAAAACAGCGAACGGTGGCGAAGGATGTGTCTCACACTGGCATGGCCGTGGCCATCGATGCTGGTGAAGCCAATGACATCCATCCGCTGGACAAAAAGACCATTGGCGACCGATTGGCACTTCTGGCCTTTGCCTTGGCTTATGGTGAAAAGGACGGGCCGTTTTCTGGCCCTTCCCTGGAAAGGGGCAAAGTCCAAGAAGAGGTGATTGAGCTTACTTTTGAGACGGCAGGCAGTAGATTGGAAACGTCTGATGGCCGTGCCCCCAAAGGGTTTGCTGTGGCAGGAGAGGACGGAGATTTCCATTGGGCGGATGCCCGGATCGAAGGAGAAAAAGTGATCTTGTCCAGTCCAATGGTGAAGAGTCCCAAGACAGCTCGGTATGCCTGGGCAGATAACCCCGAAAGGGCTAATCTGGTCAATACGGAGGGACTGCCGGCCTCACCGTTTGAAATTTCGGTAGAATAG
- a CDS encoding sodium/sugar symporter has translation MTFNTLDLVVFVAYCLLIITMGIVVSREKKGHVKDSKDYFLASKALPWWAVGASLIASNISAEQFIGMSGSGFALGLAISTYEWMAAATLLVVAIFFLPIYLKEGIYTMPQFLNRRYDGRVRTVMAIFWLLIYVFVNLTSVLYLGALSLETIMGVPLTYGIMGLALFAMVYSIYGGLKAVAWTDVVQVVFLVAGGLATTYLALSLVGDGDVWEGIGILRKAAPAHFSMIIERGEMMIPDGSGGSRDAYLDLPGLSVLIGGMWIVNLNYWGCNQYITQRALAAKSLGEAQTGMVFAGFLKLLMPLIVVIPGIAAYVIVQKGADASFIESMTDPVTGLAKSDRAYPTLLHLLPPGLKGLAFAALTAAIVSSLASMANSTSTIFTIDIYKEFFNKNVSEGNQVNIGRITAVVAFVIAAIVAPQLRQLDQAFQYIQEYTGFVSPGVFAIFIFGFFWKKTTSNAALTAAVLTIPLSALFKFITPNLPFIDRMGVVFLVLAALIIGISLYEGKGKDSQKAIEVDAELFSTSTKFKVGAVLICGIIVALYSVFW, from the coding sequence ATGACCTTTAACACATTAGACCTTGTTGTCTTTGTGGCCTACTGTCTTTTGATCATCACGATGGGTATCGTCGTGTCGAGAGAAAAGAAGGGTCACGTGAAGGATTCCAAAGATTACTTCCTGGCAAGTAAAGCTTTGCCGTGGTGGGCTGTAGGTGCATCCTTGATCGCCTCGAACATTTCCGCCGAACAGTTTATCGGAATGTCAGGTTCAGGCTTTGCGCTGGGACTGGCGATTTCTACATATGAATGGATGGCTGCGGCCACGCTTTTGGTGGTGGCGATATTTTTCCTGCCGATTTACCTGAAGGAAGGGATTTACACCATGCCCCAATTCCTGAACAGGCGGTATGATGGCCGGGTACGAACTGTAATGGCTATTTTCTGGCTGTTGATCTATGTATTTGTAAACCTGACCTCTGTCCTGTATCTGGGGGCATTGAGCTTGGAGACCATCATGGGTGTCCCATTGACCTATGGTATTATGGGACTGGCCCTGTTTGCGATGGTGTACTCCATCTATGGAGGCCTTAAAGCGGTTGCTTGGACCGATGTGGTACAAGTGGTGTTCCTCGTAGCCGGTGGACTGGCGACAACCTACTTGGCCCTTAGCCTGGTAGGCGATGGCGATGTGTGGGAAGGGATTGGTATCTTAAGGAAAGCCGCGCCTGCACATTTTAGTATGATTATCGAAAGGGGTGAAATGATGATCCCTGATGGTTCTGGCGGCAGCAGAGATGCTTACCTTGACTTGCCCGGTCTGAGCGTCCTGATCGGTGGGATGTGGATCGTCAATCTCAACTATTGGGGATGTAACCAGTATATTACGCAGCGGGCACTGGCCGCAAAAAGCCTTGGTGAAGCCCAAACCGGGATGGTATTTGCCGGTTTCTTGAAGCTATTGATGCCACTGATCGTGGTGATCCCTGGTATCGCAGCGTATGTGATCGTACAGAAGGGTGCTGATGCCAGCTTTATTGAGTCCATGACAGATCCTGTGACGGGATTGGCCAAGTCCGATAGAGCGTATCCTACCTTGCTTCACTTGTTGCCTCCGGGCTTAAAAGGCTTGGCATTTGCGGCCTTGACAGCGGCGATCGTTTCTTCACTGGCCTCCATGGCCAACAGTACCTCAACAATCTTTACCATTGATATCTATAAGGAATTTTTCAACAAAAATGTCTCCGAAGGCAATCAGGTGAACATCGGTAGGATCACAGCGGTGGTGGCCTTCGTGATAGCGGCGATCGTGGCACCGCAGCTGAGACAGCTGGACCAGGCCTTTCAGTATATCCAGGAATATACCGGGTTTGTGTCACCAGGGGTGTTTGCGATCTTTATCTTTGGCTTCTTCTGGAAGAAAACCACCTCCAATGCAGCCCTGACTGCGGCGGTGCTGACTATTCCGTTGTCAGCGCTATTTAAGTTCATTACGCCAAACTTACCGTTTATTGACCGGATGGGAGTGGTGTTCTTGGTACTTGCGGCACTGATCATCGGCATCAGCTTGTACGAAGGCAAAGGCAAAGACAGCCAAAAAGCCATCGAAGTGGACGCAGAACTGTTCTCCACTAGCACCAAGTTCAAAGTGGGAGCCGTACTGATTTGCGGCATCATCGTGGCGCTTTACAGCGTGTTCTGGTAA
- a CDS encoding formylglycine-generating enzyme family protein, translating to MKTINDKIDKKAIDELFVSIPTGTVVLRDDRTKERWSVGINSFELSKFPITQELYKSVTDQDPSSFKGDRLPVETVSWAEAVIFCNGLSEFLGRDKYYAIDVSAEKVTFNSKANGFRLPTEAEWQYACQAGRKDIRYGELKEIAWFKDNSSNQPQEVGQKKPNRWGLYDMLGNVWEWCSDSYDETVYGTYRVFRGGGWCDQERSVMATTRRRSHPFSFKIDDLGFRIATNS from the coding sequence GTGAAAACGATAAACGATAAAATAGATAAAAAAGCAATTGACGAGTTGTTTGTGTCCATTCCAACCGGGACTGTAGTTTTGAGAGACGACCGAACAAAAGAAAGGTGGTCGGTCGGCATTAATAGCTTCGAACTCTCTAAATTCCCAATAACCCAGGAATTATATAAATCGGTAACTGATCAGGATCCTTCTTCATTCAAAGGGGACAGATTACCGGTCGAAACAGTTTCTTGGGCCGAAGCAGTTATTTTTTGTAATGGGCTATCTGAATTTTTAGGAAGAGACAAATACTATGCTATAGATGTATCAGCTGAAAAAGTGACCTTTAATTCAAAGGCAAATGGATTTCGATTACCAACAGAAGCTGAATGGCAATATGCTTGCCAAGCGGGAAGGAAAGACATCAGATATGGGGAACTGAAAGAAATTGCCTGGTTTAAAGATAACTCCAGTAATCAACCGCAAGAGGTTGGACAAAAGAAGCCTAACCGATGGGGACTCTATGATATGTTGGGGAATGTTTGGGAGTGGTGTTCAGATAGCTATGATGAGACTGTTTACGGAACTTACCGCGTTTTTCGTGGTGGAGGATGGTGTGACCAAGAAAGGAGTGTAATGGCTACAACGAGAAGAAGAAGTCATCCTTTCTCGTTTAAAATAGACGATTTGGGTTTCAGAATAGCAACTAACTCGTAA
- a CDS encoding NERD domain-containing protein: MDAVILSCLILLLYLFYFFLWKRIVAKAKGAVGEYKVSLKLRRLKKGKYLVLNDLLIKNGHSTTQIDHVVISRNGIFVIETKNYKGWIHGHQNSEYWTQTIYKYKTKLSNPIKQNWVHVHALKKTLSDYKSIHYYPIVVFTGDCELKNITSELPIIYLSELLRFIKRQNETTCLSYHQMRLIRDRLNQLNLKDRKEVRGHTKYVRRRSSERRKKIASKICPNCNSQLVLKKGSYGKFYGCPNFPNCRFTAAYQ, encoded by the coding sequence ATGGATGCCGTTATTTTAAGCTGTTTAATATTGCTGTTGTATTTGTTTTATTTTTTCCTTTGGAAGAGGATTGTTGCAAAGGCGAAAGGAGCCGTGGGTGAATATAAAGTATCTCTGAAACTAAGAAGGCTTAAAAAGGGAAAATACTTGGTTTTAAATGACCTCTTGATAAAAAATGGTCATTCAACCACACAAATTGATCATGTCGTGATTAGTAGAAATGGGATATTTGTCATTGAAACCAAAAATTATAAAGGATGGATTCACGGACATCAAAATTCCGAATACTGGACTCAGACCATTTATAAATATAAGACAAAACTTAGTAATCCGATTAAGCAAAACTGGGTGCATGTCCATGCTTTAAAAAAAACACTTTCTGATTATAAAAGTATTCATTACTATCCCATAGTTGTCTTTACTGGGGACTGTGAGTTGAAAAATATCACTTCAGAACTGCCTATTATTTACCTAAGTGAACTTCTTAGATTTATCAAGCGGCAAAACGAAACAACATGTTTGTCATATCATCAGATGAGGTTGATTAGGGATAGGTTGAATCAACTTAATCTAAAAGATAGGAAGGAAGTTAGGGGGCATACAAAATATGTAAGAAGACGCTCTAGTGAGCGAAGAAAGAAAATCGCGTCAAAAATCTGTCCCAATTGTAATAGTCAGTTAGTTTTAAAAAAAGGTTCTTATGGCAAGTTCTATGGATGTCCAAACTTTCCAAACTGTAGGTTTACGGCGGCTTACCAATA